A genomic stretch from Lathyrus oleraceus cultivar Zhongwan6 chromosome 2, CAAS_Psat_ZW6_1.0, whole genome shotgun sequence includes:
- the LOC127123023 gene encoding proline-rich receptor-like protein kinase PERK12 codes for MRKPSERKSKKKTLKLGEPFETRPPVPLVSSTSSKLVPSNTLLHSNLKQLSSSLPQPSSTYTNYEPITSTSNPSEPHNSNPPSPPLQPFNLTTTTLPVSKALLFNAPISPPSSTPSSTPYYDISSDSDQPEPTDPPSLTLAQLQANILSNQNPFEPETAIPSPSEHPTTPQSEPQPISTYELPTEPPSEDPITQTSNSPTETNPTPPETILPASDPEPTFPTLEAAVALFSESLAEKLRSMSENTKLSDNPSEVRIH; via the coding sequence ATGCGAAAGCCTTCTGAAAGGAAGTCGAAGAAGAAGACTCTGAAGCTAGGAGAACCATTTGAAACCAGACCGCCTGTGCCTCTGGTCTCCTCCACTTCAAGTAAGTTAGTTCCCTCTAACACTCTCTTACACTCTAATTTAAAGCAACTATCTTCCTCTCTACCTCAACCATCCTCCACCTACACAAATTATGAACCCATAACCTCCACTTCAAATCCCTCTGAACCTCATAACTCTAACCCACCCTCACCTCCCCTACAACCTTTTAATCTCACCACCACAACACTCCCCGTCTCTAAGGCCTTACTCTTCAACGCGCCAATCTCACCTCCCTCTTCAACTCCCTCCTCTACACCTTACTATGACATATCTTCTGACTCTGACCAGCCAGAACCAACGGATCCTCCATCCCTAACACTTGCTCAACTCCAAGCCAACATTCTTTCTAATCAAAACCCATTTGAGCCAGAAACAGCAATCCCTTCCCCATCTGAACACCCAACAACACCACAATCTGAACCTCAACCCATATCAACTTATGAACTTCCCACCGAACCTCCCTCTGAAGACCCTATTACACAAACATCTAACTCTCCCACTGAAACCAATCCCACGCCTCCAGAAACTATCCTTCCCGCCTCTGACCCTGAACCAACCTTCCCCACCCTGGAAGCGGCAGTTGCTTTATTTTCTGAGTCTTTGGCAGAGAAGCTCAGATCAATGTCTGAAAACACCAAACTAAGTGATAATCCCTCTGAAGTGAGGATTCACTAG